The Portunus trituberculatus isolate SZX2019 chromosome 19, ASM1759143v1, whole genome shotgun sequence genome contains a region encoding:
- the LOC123506352 gene encoding uncharacterized protein LOC123506352 isoform X1, giving the protein MSALYLPSEMKEGRAPSYVSLNKDFILLKPNKPGQLLRGPRRVVRLCVFALLLPAVLITVPLYVRLVLYPPAHYPMMPTDQRLLSRHASSFWCQAQSTHMNGSFTSYLTSGRPELRPDRRTYVMLNHLRARDDVKEYWGFYLLRGSTVTISSCARWSGGQLMILRGVENLHRCAWIGEKDSAENLAEDDDDISNERHRQEELARMRRPSVYQASDDYTDPEASIGAEATGPKAQPLHSEERRQGITKLLRKALKMSKDKGEILKILHSQDKNQNSMKVKQDGDLAINSNTKPSTKVMLANQGTSHDGETSVPGGEPTPAEDGDLTTPSTPRRGRKNRRLKDELRQRRLNKRRRKKGNTRDKNLTEELLPANTRHRRDVEEEEEENTDGAFEELDTEDVVDLLTDDKSHKIPAEERALGAQVFFPEGLKYERGTVNQTTANDHSREEEVSSFSSSEEALASCEGVIINLQLVPYRRCNYQSLDLNKISYDIPITGTYYFVFSSDNEIYVNDLYFNVTMERVVYNVSKREELCTNTTDCLMPLGFWSNDQTVVEVPPEATWNHSYVMDVKCEPRVYVYLSFLLLVPLLIMCCAFY; this is encoded by the exons GACAATTGCTGCGCGGGCCGCGACGCGTGGTGCggctgtgtgtgtttgcgctacTGCTGCCCGCGGTGCTCATCACCGTGCCCCTGTACGTACGCCTGGTACTGTATCCCCCCGCCCACTACCCCATGATGCCTACAGACCAACGCCTCCTTTCCCgccacgcctcctccttctggtgCCAG GCCCAATCCACACACATGAACGGCTCGTTCACCAGCTACCTGACGAGCGGTAGGCCCGAGTTGCGGCCTGACAGACGCACCTACGTCATGTTGAACCATCTCAGGGCGCGGGACGACGTCAAGGAGTACTGGGGATTCTACTTGCTACGGGGCTCCACCGTCACCATCTCCTCGTGCGCCAG ATGGTCAGGCGGTCAGCTTATGATCCTGAGAGGCGTGGAAAACCTGCACCGCTGCGCCTGGATAGGAGAGAAGGATTCTGCAGAAAATTTGGCCGAGGACGATGACGACATCAGCAACGAGCGTCACCGGCAGGAGGAACTGGCAAGGATGCGGAGGCCCAGCGTGTACCAGGCCTCCGATGACTACACCGATCCCGAGGCAAGCATTGGTGCAGAGGCCACAGGCCCCAAGGCCCAGCCCCTCCACTCGGAGGAGCGGCGGCAAGGAATTACCAAGCTGCTGCGGAAAGCTCTCAAAATGAGCAAAGACAAGGGTGAAATCTTGAAAATCCTTCACTCTCAAGACAAAAATCAAAATTCCATGAAGGTCAAACAAGATGGTGACTTAGCcatcaacagcaacacaaaaccTTCAACGAAAGTCATGTTGGCTAATCAAGGAACGTCCCACGATGGAGAAACCAGCGTGCCAGGAGGCGAACCGACGCCCGCCGAGGACGGTGACCTCACGACGCCGAGCACGCCACGCcgggggaggaaaaatagaagactgAAGGACGAACTCAGACAGCGGCGActtaacaagaggaggagaaagaagggtaaCACTAGAGACAAGAACCTTACAGAAGAGTTGCTGCCGGCAAACACAAGACACAGGCGagacgtggaagaggaggaggaggagaacacagaCGGAGCGTTTGAAGAGCTGGACACAGAGGACGTTGTTGACTTGCTGACGGATGATAAGTCCCACAAGATTCCTGCAGAAGAGAGGGCGCTGGGGGCGCAGGTGTTCTTCCCTGAGGGGCTGAAGTACGAGAGAGGAACAGTCAACCAAACCACGGCCAACGACCACTctcgagaggaagaggtgtcTTCCTTCTCCAGCAGCGAGGAGGCCCTAGCGAGCTGCGAGGGCGTCATTATCAACCTGCAGCTGGTGCCCTACAGAAGGTGCAATTACCAGAGTCTGGACCTGAACAAGATCTCCTACGACATCCCCATCACCGGCACCTACTACTTCGTGTTCTCCAGCGACAACGAGATCTACGTCAACGATCTCTACTTCAACGTGACTATGGAGCGCGTGGTGTACAACGTCAGCAAGAGAGAGGAGCTGTGCACCAACACCACAGACTGCCTCATGCCCCTCGGCTTCTGGTCCAACGACCAGACCGTGGTGGAAGTGCCCCCCGAGGCCACCTGGAACCACTCCTACGTGATGGACGTAAAGTGCGAGCCGCGGGTGTATGTCTACCTGAGCTTCCTGCTGCTGGTGCCGCTGCTCATCATGTGCTGTGCCTTCTACTGA
- the LOC123506352 gene encoding uncharacterized protein LOC123506352 isoform X2: MNGSFTSYLTSGRPELRPDRRTYVMLNHLRARDDVKEYWGFYLLRGSTVTISSCARWSGGQLMILRGVENLHRCAWIGEKDSAENLAEDDDDISNERHRQEELARMRRPSVYQASDDYTDPEASIGAEATGPKAQPLHSEERRQGITKLLRKALKMSKDKGEILKILHSQDKNQNSMKVKQDGDLAINSNTKPSTKVMLANQGTSHDGETSVPGGEPTPAEDGDLTTPSTPRRGRKNRRLKDELRQRRLNKRRRKKGNTRDKNLTEELLPANTRHRRDVEEEEEENTDGAFEELDTEDVVDLLTDDKSHKIPAEERALGAQVFFPEGLKYERGTVNQTTANDHSREEEVSSFSSSEEALASCEGVIINLQLVPYRRCNYQSLDLNKISYDIPITGTYYFVFSSDNEIYVNDLYFNVTMERVVYNVSKREELCTNTTDCLMPLGFWSNDQTVVEVPPEATWNHSYVMDVKCEPRVYVYLSFLLLVPLLIMCCAFY; this comes from the exons ATGAACGGCTCGTTCACCAGCTACCTGACGAGCGGTAGGCCCGAGTTGCGGCCTGACAGACGCACCTACGTCATGTTGAACCATCTCAGGGCGCGGGACGACGTCAAGGAGTACTGGGGATTCTACTTGCTACGGGGCTCCACCGTCACCATCTCCTCGTGCGCCAG ATGGTCAGGCGGTCAGCTTATGATCCTGAGAGGCGTGGAAAACCTGCACCGCTGCGCCTGGATAGGAGAGAAGGATTCTGCAGAAAATTTGGCCGAGGACGATGACGACATCAGCAACGAGCGTCACCGGCAGGAGGAACTGGCAAGGATGCGGAGGCCCAGCGTGTACCAGGCCTCCGATGACTACACCGATCCCGAGGCAAGCATTGGTGCAGAGGCCACAGGCCCCAAGGCCCAGCCCCTCCACTCGGAGGAGCGGCGGCAAGGAATTACCAAGCTGCTGCGGAAAGCTCTCAAAATGAGCAAAGACAAGGGTGAAATCTTGAAAATCCTTCACTCTCAAGACAAAAATCAAAATTCCATGAAGGTCAAACAAGATGGTGACTTAGCcatcaacagcaacacaaaaccTTCAACGAAAGTCATGTTGGCTAATCAAGGAACGTCCCACGATGGAGAAACCAGCGTGCCAGGAGGCGAACCGACGCCCGCCGAGGACGGTGACCTCACGACGCCGAGCACGCCACGCcgggggaggaaaaatagaagactgAAGGACGAACTCAGACAGCGGCGActtaacaagaggaggagaaagaagggtaaCACTAGAGACAAGAACCTTACAGAAGAGTTGCTGCCGGCAAACACAAGACACAGGCGagacgtggaagaggaggaggaggagaacacagaCGGAGCGTTTGAAGAGCTGGACACAGAGGACGTTGTTGACTTGCTGACGGATGATAAGTCCCACAAGATTCCTGCAGAAGAGAGGGCGCTGGGGGCGCAGGTGTTCTTCCCTGAGGGGCTGAAGTACGAGAGAGGAACAGTCAACCAAACCACGGCCAACGACCACTctcgagaggaagaggtgtcTTCCTTCTCCAGCAGCGAGGAGGCCCTAGCGAGCTGCGAGGGCGTCATTATCAACCTGCAGCTGGTGCCCTACAGAAGGTGCAATTACCAGAGTCTGGACCTGAACAAGATCTCCTACGACATCCCCATCACCGGCACCTACTACTTCGTGTTCTCCAGCGACAACGAGATCTACGTCAACGATCTCTACTTCAACGTGACTATGGAGCGCGTGGTGTACAACGTCAGCAAGAGAGAGGAGCTGTGCACCAACACCACAGACTGCCTCATGCCCCTCGGCTTCTGGTCCAACGACCAGACCGTGGTGGAAGTGCCCCCCGAGGCCACCTGGAACCACTCCTACGTGATGGACGTAAAGTGCGAGCCGCGGGTGTATGTCTACCTGAGCTTCCTGCTGCTGGTGCCGCTGCTCATCATGTGCTGTGCCTTCTACTGA